Proteins encoded by one window of Catharus ustulatus isolate bCatUst1 chromosome Z, bCatUst1.pri.v2, whole genome shotgun sequence:
- the LOC117011029 gene encoding corticotropin-releasing factor-binding protein: MGYPISTGTKCLPSQQLYKKSRSKTPQRLLHTGTDSEKLGHSGTADRGGVSMPSAFQFQCHLVLIFLAASKGETRYLEVRDAGEDDPFLLLSEDLKRELSAGQIYRRSLRCIDMLSIEGQFTFTADQPQLHCATFFIGEPEELLTIRYDFVNIDCQGGDFLKVFDGWILKGEKFPSSLDHPLTTSQRYVDFCESGNIQRSVRSSQNVAMIFFRIQQAGNGFTVTVKKNSNLFPCNVISQTPSGRFTMVIPHQHRNCSFSIIYPVVIKISDLILGHLNGLFLKKPSAGCAGVGDFVELLGGAGLDPSKMFPLADLCHSFHGSAQMKIGCDNTVLRMVSSGKHINRVTFEYHQLDLQETEIKENSIEEFCFPSI, encoded by the exons ATGGGTTACCCTATCAGTACGGGGACCAAGTGCCTCCCCTCCCAACAGCTCTATAAAAAGAGTCGCTCCAAGACACCCCAGCGGCTTCTGCATACCGGCACAGACTCGGAGAAACTTGGCCACAGCGGGACGGCCGACAGAGGAGGTGTCAGCATGCCGTCTGCTTTCCAGTTTCAATGCCACCTCGTTCTCATCTTCCTGGCAGCCTCCAAGGGAGAAACCAGATACCTAGAG GTGAGGGATGCTGGTGAGGATGACCCCTTCCTACTGCTCAGTGAAGATCTGAAGCGAGAGCTGTCTGCAGGGCAGATCTACCGGCGGTCGCTCC GGTGCATTGACATGCTGAGTATAGAGGGGCAGTTCACCTTCACCGCGGACCAGCCGCAGCTGCACTGCGCAACCTTCTTCATCGGGGAGCCCGAGGAGCTGCTCACAATACGCTACGACTTCGTCAACATCGACTGCCAAGGCGGGGACTTCCTGAAG GTGTTTGATGGATGGATACTCAAGGGAGAGAAATTTCCCAGTTCATTGGACCATCCGCTCACCACTTCTCAAAGATATGTAGACTTCTGCGAAAGTGGGAATATTCAGAGGAGCGTCAGATCATCACAGAATGTGGCAATGATCTTCTTCAGGATTCAGCAAGCAGGCAACGGATTTACTGTCACAGTCAAGAAGAACAGCAACCTCTTCC CTTGCAATGTCATCTCTCAGACCCCCTCAGGAAGGTTTACCATGGTCATTCCTCACCAGCACAGAAACTGCAGCTTCTCCATAATCTACCCAGTGGTGATAAAAATATCTGATCTTATCCTGGGGCATTTAAATGGTCTCTTTTTAAAG AAACCAtctgcaggctgtgcaggagtGGGAGATTTTGTAGAGCTTCTTGGAGGAGCTGGTTTAGACCCATCCAAGATGTTTCCACTGGCTGACCTCTGTCACTCCTTTCATGGGTCTG CCCAAATGAAGATTGGCTGTGACAACACTGTGCTGCGAATGGTCTCCAGCGGCAAACACATCAACCGTGTGACATTTGAATATCATCAACTGGATCtgcaggaaacagaaataaaggagaACAGCATTGAGGAGTTCTGCTTTCCTAGTATCTGA
- the S100Z gene encoding protein S100-Z codes for MTTPLEDAMDTLIRIFYHYSGKEGDRNKLSKGELKELLTSELTDFLSGQKDPFLVDKIMNDLDSNKDNEVDFNEFVILVAALTVACNDFFEEHLKKEGF; via the exons ATGACCACTCCACTGGAAGATGCAATGGACACCTTGATCAGGATTTTCTATCACTACTCTGGCAAAGAAGGAGACAGAAACAAGCTCAGTAAAGGAGAACTCAAGGAGCTTCTCACCAGTGAGCTCACTGACTTCCTTTCA GGCCAAAAGGACCCCTTCCTGGTTGATAAAATTATGAATGACCTGGACTCCAATAAGGACAATGAAGTGGATTTTAATGAATTTGTCATTCTGGTTGCTGCTTTGACTGTGGCATGTAATGATTTCTTTGAAGAACACCTAAAGAaagagggattttaa